The Pseudorasbora parva isolate DD20220531a chromosome 19, ASM2467924v1, whole genome shotgun sequence genomic sequence AAGGATTTCATACACTGCAATATTTGAGAAAGGGGCTTCTTCTTAGTATTGACTGACACATTCATGCATTATTCCTTTCTTGGGTGTATTACGCTGTTATTTCATCATGTACAGTGTACTTGTGTAAAGCATGGCGGCCTGATTCTAGAGGACATTCAGACACAGTCCCTGCTTTAAATTTCAGCGATAATATGATGAAACCCCAAGTTTTATGATGCCATCATAAGATACTGACACTGATCAATAGGTTAAACATGCAATAATATCTGTATTATATGAAATCATGATGATAGTAGGCCTGATTTACAGGAAATGCAGAGCCCTAATGCTTAAACTATACAAAACCTTATCCAAGACATCCCCCCTTTCTGTAGAATAACAGTTTGGATTAATAAAATGTCGTGCAAAGTTAAAGCCAAACTGTTGACTGCTCTGCGGGCAAACAAATGCAGCGGCGCAGATGCCATATTTGGTCACATGACGTCATCGAGAACGCCGTCTAAACATTTCACGAGCTCCCGCTGGATATGAGCACAGTTGAGGTGACATGCAAAGCATTTATGCATTCCAACTAACTACTCGGAATTCGGATCAATAAAATCAAGGTGAAGTGCTGAAGGAACAGCCTCTTGGTCGTGAACTTGCCGCGAGAAGGTGGACATGTCAGTGTCTCGAGACAGTATTCAAATGATAGACACTTACGAAATATTTCAAAGCTCAGACAAGGGCAAAGATGAGTTACTACGACACGAGCAGGCACACCTTTGACGTAATAGTGTTTTAATGAGCGAGATGTATCGCCAAATCGACAGACCTGATCGGGTTCTCATAAGGTCTCGAATGGTGCAACGTGcgtttaaaaattaattaaaaaaagcataTAACTGTtacacgtaaaaaaaaaaatactcacaCATCGGTCGTACTGTTAGAGAATTGCGAAACGCAGTCTTCTGAACAAGGACGGAGAGGTAGAAATCCGCGTCCCCTTCCCCCTCCAACATCTAATTTGAGTCTATCGGAGTCGATACCGGACTATCAGGCTCGCTGTCTCCGTCCGCGCATCCTGCCGCTCTCCTCGCGCTCGCTACAATAACAAAAGCGGGTAGACATTGTGCGCGTGAGCGTCTCGCCCGGCTTCCACCAATAGGAGGCCGAGACTCAAAAGGACGGTGGCGCTCATCCAATCACGGTGCGGCTCTCACGGCTGGGCCCCCGGGCCGAGGTCTGTCTGGGTCGCGTCTGGATTGACATATCGGCGCGACTGTTTTTTTAAGGTGGCGCCGCTGAGATTACTCCGCCCCATATCAACTCACCCCGCCCCATTCATCCCTGCTCAGTTTCCATCGATGATGATTGAAATTTACAACAGCCAGTGATGGCTACTTTTAGACCAGCACCACAGTGCTGCATGCAATAAGAAGTAGAAAACACTTATCatattctttttaaaaaacaacggaCAGCACGGACAAATCTCTGATTTCGTGCATTTCGATTTTTTGTTGTAAGATTATAAAACAAAgcataaaatacatcaaataagaAGATTTAAATGGGGTGTTTCAATCTTTTATATGCCACGGACCCCTAGATCTTCCTGGTTCGAGGGCCCCCATGCTAAAATTTAAGACATCTTTATATTTTCACataaatactaaatatatacTGTGTAAAATAATCTTATAATAAATATgtacacatttttaacattaagaAGATCTGATGTTCCAGCATTTTTACTGATTTTGGACACAAAAGGCTATATTTCACAGGAACAACATACAGTAGCATGCACAGTTCTCTTTTAGTCAAGTTTGCATGCAGTCAACATCAAATATAAACAGCCTCCAAATGACTTTCGTCTTTCGTTTTACTTATTGCAGTCAAGTGATTTCCAGCAATCTGTGTTTAATCTCTCATCAACAAAGTGACTTTTAGGAGGCCCCTCGTGTAATTCCAACTTCCTCCTTGATATATTCCCTCCCTTGACCTTTCACCTGTCCTGAAATCTTTTTCCTAACTCTCTCCCTTTCAGCTAAAACAAGAGGTCACCTTCATCTGCCCTTTCTCATATCCTCTTACAAAGCATCCACTATTAACATAAGACATGTGCATACCTAAGATTTTACTGCTGATCcaattataatgcaatgcaatgcaatggaTTCTGGGgaagttcatttttttcataaaattgTAATTTATATCTATACATTTATAGTGTATTGATATGTGATTTGTATCCTCAATCTACGCATAACTATGACTATccaatatgattattattataatagttaaatgaacaataaaatctatgtaaattaataaatcagTTTTCTGAAGGCTCtatttgtatataatttttttaaatgttgaacgttttcttaaagggatagttcacccaaattgTGACAACTTTTTTTATCTCGCAATTGTGATGTTACTTCtcacaattatgattttttttctcagaattgtgagacataaacttgcaattgtgagttatagtcaaaattgtgagatatatcaacttgcaattgcgagaaaaatagaactgtgagaaaaaagtcacaattaattttttattacatgaCAAGAAACAAGCTTGCATATAAAACCAAGAAAATAATATGTTAAGAAAATAATTCACTATACTGCTAAGTGTGGATCATTTCCATATGTGAGCAAAAATGTACAACAATAATCTGCATTAGATCAAGACTGGGAGGAGGAAATTTCCTTATCTGGTACATTAAACTGGATAAATAATGATCATTTTATAAATTTGCAAATAATTAGCAAATCCACAGCAATGCAATAAGAGCAGGTTTAGCATGTTACATTCATACAGACAATTCTTTTTATTCGAAAAGTCATATGTTTAACAAAGAAATGATTGCATATTTACATTGCTGTCTCCCTGACTACTCTTAAATGAACTGACATTAATTCTGCTGTAGCAGTGCTTTGCATAGCCCAGTGCCCTTTAACAATGTGAGGAAGATTCTGCGAATCTACGGCGTTGGTCCTTGGCATTGAGCACAGTGTAGTGGTGCATTCCCAAAATTTGAGATTCAGGACATCACGGTTTGCTGGGAGAGCGTGGGGTAAATGCTCCAGATGCCTCAAGCATGGTCTTCCTGCGTGCTGTCTCCTTAGCGACATTATGGTTCAACCTCCGCAAACGTTCCTGGAACAAAGATTTGAGATGATGAATATACAATAATGTGCATGACTGAGGTTTTATATTCAAAGTCTCTGTCTCTTTTACCTGTGCATTCTGGAGTATGTTATTGACAAGCACCACTCTTCTCCTGGCATTAAGAAGTTTTTTAACATATGGGTCTAAGTCTAGTGCCACCTTCTGGTGTTCGTTGATCCTACACAACTCTGCAAAAAAGAAATGTGCACACAGCATACATGAGATGACAATATTCAATAATCCTGAAGAAATGGGAAGGAAACATTTTATTGTAATGTGGATGGATTACTAAATATGTATCTTGTTATAGTaacttttaataaatggtttttaCATTAGGTCAAAAGAGTCATAGTCATAATAATCATAACATGTTGCATTGGCTCATTTATTAAAACAGCTGTAACCATCTCTAAACTGTAAGTGACATTGTCTTAACTGTTTTATGGGGCATCACAATATTGCATGCCAGCAAAATGTAGTAACTTACCAATAAAATTTCATTGATGCTTCAAACCCTAGTTATTGTTTTAGTAAATTGGACAAAACCAccattaaactttttttaatcattgtGTGAAATGAAAACTCACACCTCACAAGTCAATTCATGCACATCATTTAGATGTAAAATACAATGAACAATCAATGCCACAAAATGACATCCAGGCAAACTATACGCTTCTAAACTTCATTGGAAAGATTAAGGTTATCATTTTATTACTAAAGCAGGTAATTTGTCAGTTAAGCAGACATCACACTATATTAGATATTTACAGAATATACATGTTTGaccaataaataaatgaatcattTTTCATGTGATGACTCACACAATAAAAGAGGGTTAGTTGTGACGATTATGACAATTTCACAGAGAATCAACTCcatgtgcatttatttattgtgcaaCTTCTATATTGTATTCACTATTAgatattaaaaaataagaaattcaAATCTGGTGAACTAAGATTTATTCATTGatctgaaattattattttggaCACAGAAAAATCTAATTTGAGAATCAAACATAATCgatcgagaaaaactgtaaatgcaTAATCGCGTCATACTTACCAGATGCCAAATTATCAATGTGTTCCCTAAGTTCCACTTGGCTTTCTCTGTGAAAATAAATTGAAAGTATAAAGTAACTAAACGCTGTCCATATTTATGCACGTTTTAAAATTCACTACTATGAATCATATCTTAAAAACATAATCGAGCGACACTGCTAAAAGTAACAAACGAATAAATTAGCTGTTATTGTTTTACATGTAAATGGTCGCTAAAGCATCTGAGTCACAAGACCTGTCATGTTGACAGTGGTTAGCATGCTAGCAAACAGAACCGCTTGTTGTAAATTaaacatttctagggtttaaaaaaacacatagatATCCCAAAATATACTACCTGACTGAGTGCACATGTAAGTCCAGCTGCTGTACAGCGGGTCTCAAGAGGTCCAGCAAACCCTCTGCGAGAGCATCTTTCCCTGATGGGGTTTCCACAACTGCTAACGCTGCCATCTTTACTGAGCTTTGATTTGATACAACGGTCACAGCCTTTTACACATAGTATGACACATATATAAAAACAGTGACACTTCACGCGCTATATGATGGTTTGTAAATCAGCGAATCTCCGAGTTTCCGTAGATCATACGTCACTCATATGGCTGTGTGCAAATACAATTCGCGTACTGCTGTTGTATGATGTGATGTAGAAATAGTGAGTAACTGACTTGAAATGTCAAGCAAAAttatgtataatgcattttGATACAGTCAGTGAGTGCAGGGGTTTTCGATGTGGGGTCTGCAAGGGAGTACTAGGGGGTTAGTAAAGAATAATAAAAAGataataaaaatgattaaattattattattttgaaattatGAACATTACAAAGATAGCGTGACAGTAAGTAgacaaatgtaatgtaatataaactaaatatttacaatataagATTTTCATAGTatgtattatataaattatcCTTAGCATCCCAGTGTGatgttaaaaatattatatatgctTTATACTAGTTTAGGATACCACATGCAATATCtgtaattttacattattgtattattgccttacaatagaaaaaataaaaatgtattttaaacttaaaactattttaatataatacttAAAATGCGCAGAGTACCTTAATATAGTTTCCCTTGtacatttatatacattttaagcTAAAATATTGATGCACAAAGGTCCCCTAAAATATTGATGCACCCCTAGTACTAGTATTAAAGTTTGCGATTTGGTACACAACCCTTTCACGCTTAAATCTCGCGATATCTGACGTAGTAAGTAGTGCTCCATTTTCCGAATTCGCGCAGTTGTTAGCACCATTTTGTGATGAATGAGGGGAGGGTAGGCAGATAGAGTTGCCGATTACATCAGATTGGTGTTAAATACTCTATTCTGTGGGATATAGCTTTGTTTTTAGTTCTTAAATATATTTAGAAGAGGGGCGATAGTTGTACAATTTTCGGGTCAAAAAGAGTTTTGTTTGGGGATTTTGTCGAGTCAGTCAGCTGCTTTAGCGACGCGCTAGCTCCACAGCTAACAGATCTGCCCTGGCTCAATTGCACGAGTCGTCCAGAGAAAACGTAAGttaacatattttaaacatttatatgtATTAAATATGTCTAAAACATTTAACGAATATATTATTGAATTGGTTATTATGAGAATACGAAGAAGTTTCGTGGGAGTTACGATGAGATTGCTAGGGTGGTGAACAAGTTATGCAAGTAACGTTACATTGGTTTAACTTACCTAAACCGGTGAAACACGttgttttttccacattatgTTGACGCCTGGTATGAATAACAAAGGCCTTTGAAGCATGTGGCGCTGATACACAACATTTTGGTCATGATTAATTTGTACTGCCAGCCTTTTGTCATGCTGCAAACTATACAGAAAGTATGGCTAGGTCAGGGGGTTcagaaataaaaatatcaatattttagaCCCATTTATAGTATACATGTTCACAGAATGAAATGGTTGTTTATACAGGAACCTTTATAGATGGCTTTTAAATTAAGAATGGGGGTCCTTCAGACGAGGATAGTCTCATTTGGGCAGTTTGTGTCAGTTCAATTGTTAGGTTTTAAAATACAGCCAATCTGATGTCAAGTTTTTTTTCCACCGACGTCCTTGTGTCTGTCTTTCACTTTAACTTTTATGCAGTAAAgatgcattacatttatattctgCTGTTTCCTCTACAGGAGAGAAACCCTGCAAGTCTGAAGAAACATGAGTGCCCCTTCTTCTCAAAAAGTCGTGCTGAAAAGCACCACCAAGGTGTCCCTGAATGAGCGGTGAGGCGCTACGCATCCTGACAGCATTATCTCAAGGCCGGGGGGAAAAGCATACAGAGATAACTAAGGCATGAAGCCTCAAGACACGTGTACTATGGAGGTCATTGAGGGGGAGACATCAGATCTGACATGGACGCTAGACTGCCCGCACGGTGTGCTCTGCTTACCCAACATGGCGCTGGTTACTTGAGTTGTTGTTTAAAATCTAATAATGTGCCATGTTTGGCGAAGCGTCTCTTGTGTAAGCGGCGCACACCCGGAGGTGAGAGGGTAATGGTGGTGAGGTAAGCCGACTGCACTTGAGTTCACTGCAGAAGAGCATCCTCGGCCATGGGAATGAGTTGATAGTGCAGGATGGTATGTGTGCCATCCATATTTCTTGCCCTCTCTCACacaacacactctctctctctcttagaTGACCTTTTTCTGCTCCTTTGCATTTCTCAATTTCTCTGTCTGTCTACGGAATAAGGGTGCCCAGTCCATACTTAGACGTGACCTGTCCCCCCCCCCAACCCTCTTCCTTTCTTCTAAGAAGAAGCATCTTCCAGAACAATGTACCAGGTCACGGTCTTGGTTGTAAGTGGCTGGGTGGCCAGACACCCCTCTAGCCCTGGGCCAACTCACCGTGTGGTGTCTCGGACTGATGACATCACAGTAGGTTGATGGTGGCCTGTAAGTGGCAATCACTCTGAAAAAGATCTACCTGCCTCTTTTCTATCTCCGGCTACATCTACACTAATCCAGATGCAATTGAAAATGGTGGTTTCATTTCAAAAATGCTTTCCACTGACACTGGTGTTTCCAAAAGTTGCTTCTCTACATTGAACCTGTGGGAAATGCTTAAGTCATCTTATTGCACaaacataaaatacaataatttgaatatactccagggtttacaaagccatatgctaatcgctgaaaaaaccctttaaactccgtggaccctgtacaggatccggggctgcgtttcccaaaagcattgtaagcTTAAGTTAATTGTAGAACAATTGCCAGCAATGTTCTCTACAATCGACTTAGGCTTACGATGGttttgggaaatgcagcccagaatgacattgtcatgtatatactttcctttttaaatgtctgtggatgAGCTATGATTTTATTtctggtaccatttgaaagctcaGAGTCTCTACTTtatggagatatgcatcactttggcatttgttttagacaaagtaatgtatttacactaaattactctggtaccatttcctcctggatttggcctacccaaattgaaaagctttcCATACACATACGTTCAaaattttggtgtcattttactggaaaccctttgaagttacataaaacactgctaaaagtgataaacatgtaagtataggtTGTATAAGCTGTTATAACTGGTTTATAGCtttttgattatttattaatataaattcaTATATaacagacaacatatacttgcatgtttatcacttttagcagtgttttatgtaactttcaaagggtttcctataaaatgacacaaattttgaacttagaacactgtatgtgtgtatgggaagcttttcaatttgggtaggccaaatccaggcagaaATCCCAAAAAGTCGTCCTGGAGTTTAAGTGGCTAAAGCAGGTTTGCTAAGAAGCTGCCTcctgaataaaaaatatatacaagctaggggtgtaacggttcacaaaattcacggttcggttcgatacgatacactggtgtcacggttcggtacggttcggtatgttttagatacagcaaaaagaaaaaattggcagaaattacctttttttattattattttattaaaactaacaaagtatgattttttgttgttttatgattttacccatcttctatgtagttacaggaataagacattagctctttacattagcgtgtgcggtgcgtgttgcgttgcatgtgcgttgcaggagccccacaccctgtagtgctttacatatgctgcgtttgcagtccgcaactgatccgctgttgcatatcacaaacacagcatttattcattatattttatttaaaatccaaaagtttttactgaacatgcctcgtcagaattccaattttctttgtttactctttaatagaagtcaggttacgtagcctactacatttaaacaacattttattaaattaatttattcatatttatatactttagatttagctcacacaagtggcaaaacatttaaacatagtttatagccttaaatcacaaacattttaaattagaaacttacaatagtctattcaaaaacagccgactctcgtctttactttcgtttttacacccttttaaaagaaatcctataggtcaaaaagaactttgcttttcacctccaagaaagtacgagtgctatccattatggcacattttttttaacctaaatgccaggtaaggtgtcgttttgttgctttacttgagaaaaaaaaaagccatgtgttgagtttgaaacaagagtatattttaaatgagatgcatctgtggtgaaattactagattttcgcgtcagtacatgtttattttaatgcgaacaatgttctaccactttaatgcagcaacgcagcgcagcaaaaaatagactcggtacgaaaacgatccgtgcactgctgcagacgcaacgctcctggaacggactgacggacagcacccacgtgcagtttgaaagctgtcatccgttaacatgggtacggaaaaaaatacgcaccgcacacgcactgcagacggagtatgtgtgaaacgggcgttaggtctcatatccgcggctataaatggaccactcgccgcggtgatgtcttttgccatttgaataagttggaaatgtctatctaaatgctgcggggatagtttgtggggtagtttgtggctgtttctcctttttatcgtcttgttgtcggcgtaaagacaacaagatcgtcttgttgtcggctttgattgacatgacatgaattattcccgctgctgtaggctaccatcagcaaatgcgacataccgttgttttttaatccatcaatcttgccaacaccatcatagcttaccaagaatccaaagttcacccaaacaccagacctgttggttattggaggatcttctatttctggtttgttaaacgcaatagccattttgccacgagcattcagcgcgtagccta encodes the following:
- the snapin gene encoding SNARE-associated protein Snapin, producing MAALAVVETPSGKDALAEGLLDLLRPAVQQLDLHVHSVRESQVELREHIDNLASELCRINEHQKVALDLDPYVKKLLNARRRVVLVNNILQNAQERLRRLNHNVAKETARRKTMLEASGAFTPRSPSKP